The region ttcatataagggtgggcaaattatGTCTACTATCTACTTACTTATCGAATTGAACTGAATTACAATCGATTACCTATTGACTTTACCGAttaatttcggttcggtagtcggtataaaattttgttctgaAAGTCGGTTCAATAACCAAACTGAACCACCTTTTTTTTCCGATTGATTAACCGAActgacataaaacgaaacgatgttgttttagtaagaacaaaaagtttgattttttctttttttttttttgtaaaaaaaaaaaaaaaaacgttgtcGTTTCATTACCTATGTTAATCGACTTAACTGATCGCCTATTAACTGTTTAATCGacttaatcaaaataaatttactgATTCTGACAAAAGTtggttaaccgaccgaattaaccgcctaccgaactgATACCAACCCCTAATTTCatattatctattttatggtCGGAATTTAACGTTAATATGTTTAATAGTGTAcatgattttacattatttaaaattttaaaagacgtgttaacattgactttatatatatcGTTAGAtaaatcaactttaaattttgactttttatttaaaattgatagTAATAAATGGAGATAATTTTATTGCCTCTAAGTGGGGTTTGCAATAGAAATTGCATACAtgtttatcattaaattataaaaaatccaTTTGGAACAGTGACAACGTGACATTTCAAACTAGTTTTGGAATTCTTTGAATATGTGTATATAGACATATATCTTGAATTAATAATTGATAAAACATTCTTTGAATGTTGTTAAGAAATGGTGacaatttttccatccaaagCATGTGAATCAAATTAGTTACTGGACTTCTTGAATATTATAAATCAATGATAAATAAATCCTTTCGCTTTTGTTCTCTCGGCTTCCaaaacttttatatattttttctaaagtaagattatattaataaaattaatttttttattaaaaaaaaaaaaaaagagaagaacaaGTCACAAGGAGGGGGCGGGGGCCCAACAAAGACCATtggtttaaaatatatatataatttttggatTGGGCTAAATAAATGGCGGGACTCCAATGGCTTCTTGGCACGTAAGCCAAAAAAGAGGCAGCTAGATATGACCATTTTTTAGGCAGTTAAGAGGATGAGTTACTTGGAAAAACTCCTATTGCGACAGTAAGAAAACTTGATTGCCACAGCAGAGAAGATTGCACTGAGATCAATATCTGGCGAGAGAGATGCCTTGCCTATGACGCTTGGGGAGTATCGAATTTGGATTTAGGAATCTTTATACGAAAAAAATGGGACAtcatctagagagagagagagaaggcaaaGGAATGAGAGGTACAGTCAAGTAACTAGcaagtgaaatgaaaaaaagtgaCTACGCGTGTAGCCCATGTGTGTCGGGGCGGTGTGAGTGATACACATGGTGGAGGCGAGCAGGGAGGAGTGGTTCAGAGGTGGGCAAAAGTGATGGAGTGGCATGTAGAAAAGGTGAAGGCGGACAAAAAGTCAATCCGGCTTCAAAAAACAtcaacaaaaagagaagaaaaaaaaaaagagagtaaggGAAGGAGAAGGAGAGTAGGGTAGCAGGGTTTGGGGGAAGGAGATGGAACTCCTTCCCCCAAACATTAACGGAAGGAAGAGTTTCTTGGAAGAGTTTCTCGCTCTTTAAAGTTGGATAAAGCTTTTATGCTTTTTCTCCCTATGCGAGAGAACTTTTATACTTGCTCGTCCATTATTTATACGAATAATGCTCTCTATTTTACAAATTTGAGGCTTTTCGTATTTCATACATATAAGCATTCAattaaagatgaaaaaaaaataaaaaatttttgaAAGTTTTAGTGTGCAAAAATATGTCGTAAGGAAAAGATTTTGAATAGATGTGTCTTGAATCCATACCACCATCTTGCCAAGTGAATGTTAACCGAGTGCTTATTTCTTGACCTTAAAAGCATCACCATGCAATTGAACACAATTTATAAAGCGAAGTGAAGCGCCAATATAAAACCAAAATAACTAGTTATACTAATAGTTGTGCGCTATTTCCGAAATAACTAGTCGGAATAGCTATTCAGTttccttagtttggtgacaacataTTTCTACGCTAAAAATTATGATCAACAAGCTGCATCGATCTTTTCTTACAACCATATCAAAAGAGCGCCTCAAAAGAAGATGTCCTTAAGTTTCACAATAACTTCATTATTAATGACAAACTAAGAAGCTAATTAATCCCTTGCTTTGCGTTTAAGAAGAGCAAAGAAATTAGCGGGATTGCTGAACTCAGTAAAGGAGACTTGATGGTCAAGTTTCTTTCTGACAGAGTCAAAGAAGTTGTTTGAAATCGCATCTCCAAAATGTGCCTTGATCTGTCCTTCCGTTGCGGCTCGCAAGCCAGATGTCATTATTTGGGATTTGGGAAGGCTGCCAAGTTCTCCCACTACGACGGGAGGCAACTCCTCCATTCTCTCTATGCTAAAACACCCGTTTCCATCCACTGCAGCTTCCACTTCTTTCGGAGACATGTGATATACTGGCATATTAAAGGAGTCTGCTTCTTCCTCTCCAACTTTACCctgaatgaaacaaaaaaggggaaaaaaaaaaaatacacatattgaCTATAAATGACCatataatttcatataatttgaggaGGCGCGAAAGATATGAGTCTTCGAAGATAGGTGAAATTAAGATTCAGTGCAATTGTCTGCTCATATTGATTGCAACTTGCAATATGGGCACGCAATTGTGACAAAACCCTTGTGAGGCTCACTTGTCCAGACAGGTGTTCGAGCAGCCCAAGACTGCTCAAACAGGTAGACCCCACAATTGTCTGTCTAGTTCGGGACAATGGGAGAACGACGGAAAATGATTTAGGTTAAAACCATTTTACACGTcataaatgttattttctttggttaacttaaaacatttttagaTGAACCAATATTTTATGTTGCGTCAAACACTCAAAAATAGGAAAAGCCTTCGcgggaaaatattttatgccggGGGAAATACAACAAAAACTTGGGTTAGCTAATGATTTCTTACCGTCCTGACCATGTCCGCGAGGCATGACTCGAAGAGGCTATACGACATATTTTGTGCAGTTTGAGAATGGAGGGTTCCATTGCGGCGGCCGCAGAAGACAAGTGCGATCAATCCACCGGTCACCAACTCTTGAGCCCTGGCCTGCAGAAAGCACTCCATGTCCTCAGCAAATTGAGTTTCATAGGCCTTAACAACTTCATCTTTCGAATTGGCGCAGTAGATTCTCCCTTTATTCCAAGCAGGAGAGGTTTTGTCAATAATCGATTTTGGGACTCCCGAAAGCCAATGGTTGGCATAAGAAGCATGAACAAAGTGCAAAGATGCATTGGGAAACAAGCGGCTGTAGAAAGAACCCGCCACGGCCCCCGCATAATATTGTCTGTCCGGTGGGAGGGATGCGAAGAGTGTGTTGAAATCGTTAGAGACGTGATCGTTGAAGAAGACTTGAAATTCAGGGAGCTGAGAATGGAGTCCTTGGCATTCGTACTTCAACCGCACTGCTTCAATTATGTTTTGCACTGCGAAAAATGTATTAGGCCCAGTAGAGCAACCTAAATCTGCAATTCGAAAGGTGGTTGACGAAAGAAAGTTGGTGGCGTCAAGCTTTTCAGCAACTGATTCAGTTATTAGCTCTTTTGCAGTGTCGATAACTCCTCTCTGAAACACACGAGATCTTGTTAGAAAATAAAGatgttagaatttttaaaaagtaatattttttagtaGACAGTCATACTACTCTCATACAACACCTCTCTGAAACACACGAGATcttgtattttgaattttgagtcatgatgaaaaggagaaagatatataaataatacaataaaaaaaattaagcaaggACAAACCAACACTttcgcttcttcttcttcttcttcctttttttttttttttttttttttaatgtttttctaacttttttttaatttattttttatttagggtataattgtaattttgtaatgATTCTATCATATAATGAAATGGACAAAGATTTATTTATAACAATCCAAAGTGCAAGGAGTaataagacaaaattaaaaCCACCATTTAAAAATAACCTATTGTAATCTTCCCTCAGCTTTGTGACAAGTAAGTCCTTCCATCATATTTTTCATCTAGCTTTTAGCAGAAAATTTGCAGCTTCTCTGTATCATACCAATAAAAATATGACTTGTGTATTCATATCCACACCGCTATGCAACAAATGTAAAGACAAGCAGTTTTCTTCTAATAACATGTCCTTTGAGTCTATTAAAAtgacttgtttttttaatatcagAGACAAGTTGaaatgaattttattaaaaaaacatgtgaatttcacatgctattaaaaaatttgacacacGTCATTTTCATAAATTAGGTTGAAAGAATTTATTCCAactcaatttagagaaaatctTTGTTCCAAAAGTAATTATGcctacattttcttttctttttatttttcttttattttccaaaaaaaataaaaaaaattagcgaGGCTGAAGATGGCAATGAGAGGTACGTAAAGATCTTAACCCAATATCACCTTTGACACCCCCAACCCCGTATGCATTAGGATCCCCGACCCGTATAACAGTAGGTGGGGTGAAGCCACCCTCACCGTCCACTCAACAAGAGTAAAAATCCACCCACGTAGACCAATGTGTGC is a window of Alnus glutinosa chromosome 4, dhAlnGlut1.1, whole genome shotgun sequence DNA encoding:
- the LOC133867128 gene encoding loganic acid O-methyltransferase-like, giving the protein MAAEQTSKPSEAYPMKGGDSDDSYSNNSSYQRGVIDTAKELITESVAEKLDATNFLSSTTFRIADLGCSTGPNTFFAVQNIIEAVRLKYECQGLHSQLPEFQVFFNDHVSNDFNTLFASLPPDRQYYAGAVAGSFYSRLFPNASLHFVHASYANHWLSGVPKSIIDKTSPAWNKGRIYCANSKDEVVKAYETQFAEDMECFLQARAQELVTGGLIALVFCGRRNGTLHSQTAQNMSYSLFESCLADMVRTGKVGEEEADSFNMPVYHMSPKEVEAAVDGNGCFSIERMEELPPVVVGELGSLPKSQIMTSGLRAATEGQIKAHFGDAISNNFFDSVRKKLDHQVSFTEFSNPANFFALLKRKARD